From Vanessa cardui chromosome 29, ilVanCard2.1, whole genome shotgun sequence, a single genomic window includes:
- the LOC124542015 gene encoding fasciclin-3 isoform X2, which produces MAVLPALFGLLLVTVVTGQNVDITPKEAVRRAGDDLMVLCKVPYPIDSCRMTVGGKSYRLIPSNQDEEVVYSGQGLQFGECGAHIKHIREEWNGNISCMLPPKSGSIEVTGAMRLLVARAPGNPQLISPPQSTFKEGDDFMAQCIVPDGRPAAKITWYLDEVQLLAGVHQPIITSEPGSDLQTISQNVSRSLTADDNGKKLVCRAEHEALDGPKEAARQLVVHYPPKRLEAGPITIFGLKLGAEGRLNVSLRANPPPAAEWTLGDVVLAPPAADESRSVVALEPLHLGGGYYNITLVLTRVAKEDVDRTYYLRVTNDLGREEFALRLSTMDEPAGVELETGAIVGIVIAVLLLLIAIFLVVFAKATDRWCFAGRSRDHTKSSGESTPAGDVLLESVVLPSKTDTESAAGQKSRLSALTARVRAALPRGRDRVQAAAPDPEDNKTLAEDKKGVIYAELALGEQNAEKPPPPSTEYAEIVCTEQSPQMKESKE; this is translated from the exons GTCAAAATGTAGACATCACGCCCAAGGAGGCCGTGCGCCGCGCTGGAGACGACCTGATGGTGCTCTGCAAAGTTCCCTACCCCATTGACTCTTGTCG AATGACAGTCGGCGGCAAATCATACAGACTCATTCCTAGCAACCAGGATGAAGAAGTCGTTTATTCGGGTCAAGGGTTAcag TTCGGCGAATGCGGAGCTCACATAAAACACATACGGGAAGAATGGAACGGTAACATATCCTGTATGTTACCCCCCAAGAGCGGCAGCATCGAAGTCACCGGCGCCATGAGGCTGCTTGTTGCAA GAGCCCCAGGAAACCCCCAACTCATCTCCCCACCGCAGTCCACTTTCAAAGAGGGTGACGACTTCATGGCACAATGCATAGTTCCTGATGGCAGACCAGCTGCCAAGATCACTTGGTATTTAG atGAGGTCCAACTGCTAGCCGGAGTACACCAACCCATCATAACATCGGAGCCCGGCAGCGACTTGCAAACGATCAGCCAGAACGTCTCCAGGTCGCTGACCGCGGACGACAACGGCAAGAAACTGGTTTGTCGAGCTGAACACGAGGCACTGGACGGCCCCAAGGAAGCCGCCAGACAGTTGGTGGTTCACT ACCCGCCCAAGCGGCTGGAGGCGGGCCCCATCACGATCTTCGGTCTGAAGCTGGGCGCGGAGGGACGCCTCAACGTGTCGCTGCGCGCCAacccgccgcccgccgccgagTGGACGCTGGGCGACGTGGTGCTGGCGCCGCCCGCCGCTGACGAGTCCCGCTCCGTCGTGGCGCTGGAACCGCTGCACCTG GGCGGTGGTTACTACAACATCACGCTGGTGCTGACGCGCGTGGCCAAGGAGGATGTGGACCGCACGTACTACCTGCGCGTCACCAACGACCTGGGCCGCGAGGAGTTCGCGCTGCGCCTCAGCACCATGGACGAGCCCGCCG GCGTAGAGCTGGAGACGGGAGCGATAGTCGGTATCGTGATAGCCGTGCTACTGCTTCTCATCGCCATCTTCCTCGTCGTCTTCGCGAAGGCAACCGACCGCTGGTGTTTTGCTG GCAGGAGTCGAGACCACACAAAGAGTTCTGGAGAATC GACTCCGGCCGGGGACGTGCTTTTAGAGAGCGTGGTTCTACCTTCTAAAAC CGACACGGAGAGCGCCGCCGGCCAGAAGTCTCGGCTGAGCGCGCTCACGGCGCGCGTGCGCGCTGCGCTGCCGCGCGGGCGAGACCGCGTGCAAGCCGCCGCGCCCGACCCCGAGGACAACAAG ACGCTTGCCGAAGACAAGAAGGGGGTAATTTACGCTGAGCTAGCTCTAGGCGAACAGAACGCCGAGAAACCCCCTCCCCCCTCCACGGAGTACGCAGAGATAGTGTGCACGGAGCAGTCGCCGCAGATGAAAGAGAGCAAAGAATAA
- the LOC124542015 gene encoding fasciclin-3 isoform X1, producing the protein MAVLPALFGLLLVTVVTGQNVDITPKEAVRRAGDDLMVLCKVPYPIDSCRMTVGGKSYRLIPSNQDEEVVYSGQGLQFGECGAHIKHIREEWNGNISCMLPPKSGSIEVTGAMRLLVARAPGNPQLISPPQSTFKEGDDFMAQCIVPDGRPAAKITWYLDEVQLLAGVHQPIITSEPGSDLQTISQNVSRSLTADDNGKKLVCRAEHEALDGPKEAARQLVVHYPPKRLEAGPITIFGLKLGAEGRLNVSLRANPPPAAEWTLGDVVLAPPAADESRSVVALEPLHLGGGYYNITLVLTRVAKEDVDRTYYLRVTNDLGREEFALRLSTMDEPAGVELETGAIVGIVIAVLLLLIAIFLVVFAKATDRWCFAGRSRDHTKSSGESTPAGDVLLESVVLPSKTSDTESAAGQKSRLSALTARVRAALPRGRDRVQAAAPDPEDNKTLAEDKKGVIYAELALGEQNAEKPPPPSTEYAEIVCTEQSPQMKESKE; encoded by the exons GTCAAAATGTAGACATCACGCCCAAGGAGGCCGTGCGCCGCGCTGGAGACGACCTGATGGTGCTCTGCAAAGTTCCCTACCCCATTGACTCTTGTCG AATGACAGTCGGCGGCAAATCATACAGACTCATTCCTAGCAACCAGGATGAAGAAGTCGTTTATTCGGGTCAAGGGTTAcag TTCGGCGAATGCGGAGCTCACATAAAACACATACGGGAAGAATGGAACGGTAACATATCCTGTATGTTACCCCCCAAGAGCGGCAGCATCGAAGTCACCGGCGCCATGAGGCTGCTTGTTGCAA GAGCCCCAGGAAACCCCCAACTCATCTCCCCACCGCAGTCCACTTTCAAAGAGGGTGACGACTTCATGGCACAATGCATAGTTCCTGATGGCAGACCAGCTGCCAAGATCACTTGGTATTTAG atGAGGTCCAACTGCTAGCCGGAGTACACCAACCCATCATAACATCGGAGCCCGGCAGCGACTTGCAAACGATCAGCCAGAACGTCTCCAGGTCGCTGACCGCGGACGACAACGGCAAGAAACTGGTTTGTCGAGCTGAACACGAGGCACTGGACGGCCCCAAGGAAGCCGCCAGACAGTTGGTGGTTCACT ACCCGCCCAAGCGGCTGGAGGCGGGCCCCATCACGATCTTCGGTCTGAAGCTGGGCGCGGAGGGACGCCTCAACGTGTCGCTGCGCGCCAacccgccgcccgccgccgagTGGACGCTGGGCGACGTGGTGCTGGCGCCGCCCGCCGCTGACGAGTCCCGCTCCGTCGTGGCGCTGGAACCGCTGCACCTG GGCGGTGGTTACTACAACATCACGCTGGTGCTGACGCGCGTGGCCAAGGAGGATGTGGACCGCACGTACTACCTGCGCGTCACCAACGACCTGGGCCGCGAGGAGTTCGCGCTGCGCCTCAGCACCATGGACGAGCCCGCCG GCGTAGAGCTGGAGACGGGAGCGATAGTCGGTATCGTGATAGCCGTGCTACTGCTTCTCATCGCCATCTTCCTCGTCGTCTTCGCGAAGGCAACCGACCGCTGGTGTTTTGCTG GCAGGAGTCGAGACCACACAAAGAGTTCTGGAGAATC GACTCCGGCCGGGGACGTGCTTTTAGAGAGCGTGGTTCTACCTTCTAAAAC TAGCGACACGGAGAGCGCCGCCGGCCAGAAGTCTCGGCTGAGCGCGCTCACGGCGCGCGTGCGCGCTGCGCTGCCGCGCGGGCGAGACCGCGTGCAAGCCGCCGCGCCCGACCCCGAGGACAACAAG ACGCTTGCCGAAGACAAGAAGGGGGTAATTTACGCTGAGCTAGCTCTAGGCGAACAGAACGCCGAGAAACCCCCTCCCCCCTCCACGGAGTACGCAGAGATAGTGTGCACGGAGCAGTCGCCGCAGATGAAAGAGAGCAAAGAATAA
- the LOC124542015 gene encoding fasciclin-3 isoform X4: MAVLPALFGLLLVTVVTGQNVDITPKEAVRRAGDDLMVLCKVPYPIDSCRMTVGGKSYRLIPSNQDEEVVYSGQGLQFGECGAHIKHIREEWNGNISCMLPPKSGSIEVTGAMRLLVARAPGNPQLISPPQSTFKEGDDFMAQCIVPDGRPAAKITWYLDEVQLLAGVHQPIITSEPGSDLQTISQNVSRSLTADDNGKKLVCRAEHEALDGPKEAARQLVVHYPPKRLEAGPITIFGLKLGAEGRLNVSLRANPPPAAEWTLGDVVLAPPAADESRSVVALEPLHLGGGYYNITLVLTRVAKEDVDRTYYLRVTNDLGREEFALRLSTMDEPAGVELETGAIVGIVIAVLLLLIAIFLVVFAKATDRWCFAGRSRDHTKSSGESDTESAAGQKSRLSALTARVRAALPRGRDRVQAAAPDPEDNKTLAEDKKGVIYAELALGEQNAEKPPPPSTEYAEIVCTEQSPQMKESKE, from the exons GTCAAAATGTAGACATCACGCCCAAGGAGGCCGTGCGCCGCGCTGGAGACGACCTGATGGTGCTCTGCAAAGTTCCCTACCCCATTGACTCTTGTCG AATGACAGTCGGCGGCAAATCATACAGACTCATTCCTAGCAACCAGGATGAAGAAGTCGTTTATTCGGGTCAAGGGTTAcag TTCGGCGAATGCGGAGCTCACATAAAACACATACGGGAAGAATGGAACGGTAACATATCCTGTATGTTACCCCCCAAGAGCGGCAGCATCGAAGTCACCGGCGCCATGAGGCTGCTTGTTGCAA GAGCCCCAGGAAACCCCCAACTCATCTCCCCACCGCAGTCCACTTTCAAAGAGGGTGACGACTTCATGGCACAATGCATAGTTCCTGATGGCAGACCAGCTGCCAAGATCACTTGGTATTTAG atGAGGTCCAACTGCTAGCCGGAGTACACCAACCCATCATAACATCGGAGCCCGGCAGCGACTTGCAAACGATCAGCCAGAACGTCTCCAGGTCGCTGACCGCGGACGACAACGGCAAGAAACTGGTTTGTCGAGCTGAACACGAGGCACTGGACGGCCCCAAGGAAGCCGCCAGACAGTTGGTGGTTCACT ACCCGCCCAAGCGGCTGGAGGCGGGCCCCATCACGATCTTCGGTCTGAAGCTGGGCGCGGAGGGACGCCTCAACGTGTCGCTGCGCGCCAacccgccgcccgccgccgagTGGACGCTGGGCGACGTGGTGCTGGCGCCGCCCGCCGCTGACGAGTCCCGCTCCGTCGTGGCGCTGGAACCGCTGCACCTG GGCGGTGGTTACTACAACATCACGCTGGTGCTGACGCGCGTGGCCAAGGAGGATGTGGACCGCACGTACTACCTGCGCGTCACCAACGACCTGGGCCGCGAGGAGTTCGCGCTGCGCCTCAGCACCATGGACGAGCCCGCCG GCGTAGAGCTGGAGACGGGAGCGATAGTCGGTATCGTGATAGCCGTGCTACTGCTTCTCATCGCCATCTTCCTCGTCGTCTTCGCGAAGGCAACCGACCGCTGGTGTTTTGCTG GCAGGAGTCGAGACCACACAAAGAGTTCTGGAGAATC CGACACGGAGAGCGCCGCCGGCCAGAAGTCTCGGCTGAGCGCGCTCACGGCGCGCGTGCGCGCTGCGCTGCCGCGCGGGCGAGACCGCGTGCAAGCCGCCGCGCCCGACCCCGAGGACAACAAG ACGCTTGCCGAAGACAAGAAGGGGGTAATTTACGCTGAGCTAGCTCTAGGCGAACAGAACGCCGAGAAACCCCCTCCCCCCTCCACGGAGTACGCAGAGATAGTGTGCACGGAGCAGTCGCCGCAGATGAAAGAGAGCAAAGAATAA
- the LOC124542015 gene encoding fasciclin-3 isoform X3, which translates to MAVLPALFGLLLVTVVTGQNVDITPKEAVRRAGDDLMVLCKVPYPIDSCRMTVGGKSYRLIPSNQDEEVVYSGQGLQFGECGAHIKHIREEWNGNISCMLPPKSGSIEVTGAMRLLVARAPGNPQLISPPQSTFKEGDDFMAQCIVPDGRPAAKITWYLDEVQLLAGVHQPIITSEPGSDLQTISQNVSRSLTADDNGKKLVCRAEHEALDGPKEAARQLVVHYPPKRLEAGPITIFGLKLGAEGRLNVSLRANPPPAAEWTLGDVVLAPPAADESRSVVALEPLHLGGGYYNITLVLTRVAKEDVDRTYYLRVTNDLGREEFALRLSTMDEPAGVELETGAIVGIVIAVLLLLIAIFLVVFAKATDRWCFAGRSRDHTKSSGESSDTESAAGQKSRLSALTARVRAALPRGRDRVQAAAPDPEDNKTLAEDKKGVIYAELALGEQNAEKPPPPSTEYAEIVCTEQSPQMKESKE; encoded by the exons GTCAAAATGTAGACATCACGCCCAAGGAGGCCGTGCGCCGCGCTGGAGACGACCTGATGGTGCTCTGCAAAGTTCCCTACCCCATTGACTCTTGTCG AATGACAGTCGGCGGCAAATCATACAGACTCATTCCTAGCAACCAGGATGAAGAAGTCGTTTATTCGGGTCAAGGGTTAcag TTCGGCGAATGCGGAGCTCACATAAAACACATACGGGAAGAATGGAACGGTAACATATCCTGTATGTTACCCCCCAAGAGCGGCAGCATCGAAGTCACCGGCGCCATGAGGCTGCTTGTTGCAA GAGCCCCAGGAAACCCCCAACTCATCTCCCCACCGCAGTCCACTTTCAAAGAGGGTGACGACTTCATGGCACAATGCATAGTTCCTGATGGCAGACCAGCTGCCAAGATCACTTGGTATTTAG atGAGGTCCAACTGCTAGCCGGAGTACACCAACCCATCATAACATCGGAGCCCGGCAGCGACTTGCAAACGATCAGCCAGAACGTCTCCAGGTCGCTGACCGCGGACGACAACGGCAAGAAACTGGTTTGTCGAGCTGAACACGAGGCACTGGACGGCCCCAAGGAAGCCGCCAGACAGTTGGTGGTTCACT ACCCGCCCAAGCGGCTGGAGGCGGGCCCCATCACGATCTTCGGTCTGAAGCTGGGCGCGGAGGGACGCCTCAACGTGTCGCTGCGCGCCAacccgccgcccgccgccgagTGGACGCTGGGCGACGTGGTGCTGGCGCCGCCCGCCGCTGACGAGTCCCGCTCCGTCGTGGCGCTGGAACCGCTGCACCTG GGCGGTGGTTACTACAACATCACGCTGGTGCTGACGCGCGTGGCCAAGGAGGATGTGGACCGCACGTACTACCTGCGCGTCACCAACGACCTGGGCCGCGAGGAGTTCGCGCTGCGCCTCAGCACCATGGACGAGCCCGCCG GCGTAGAGCTGGAGACGGGAGCGATAGTCGGTATCGTGATAGCCGTGCTACTGCTTCTCATCGCCATCTTCCTCGTCGTCTTCGCGAAGGCAACCGACCGCTGGTGTTTTGCTG GCAGGAGTCGAGACCACACAAAGAGTTCTGGAGAATC TAGCGACACGGAGAGCGCCGCCGGCCAGAAGTCTCGGCTGAGCGCGCTCACGGCGCGCGTGCGCGCTGCGCTGCCGCGCGGGCGAGACCGCGTGCAAGCCGCCGCGCCCGACCCCGAGGACAACAAG ACGCTTGCCGAAGACAAGAAGGGGGTAATTTACGCTGAGCTAGCTCTAGGCGAACAGAACGCCGAGAAACCCCCTCCCCCCTCCACGGAGTACGCAGAGATAGTGTGCACGGAGCAGTCGCCGCAGATGAAAGAGAGCAAAGAATAA
- the LOC124542015 gene encoding fasciclin-3 isoform X5 translates to MAVLPALFGLLLVTVVTGQNVDITPKEAVRRAGDDLMVLCKVPYPIDSCRMTVGGKSYRLIPSNQDEEVVYSGQGLQFGECGAHIKHIREEWNGNISCMLPPKSGSIEVTGAMRLLVARAPGNPQLISPPQSTFKEGDDFMAQCIVPDGRPAAKITWYLDEVQLLAGVHQPIITSEPGSDLQTISQNVSRSLTADDNGKKLVCRAEHEALDGPKEAARQLVVHYPPKRLEAGPITIFGLKLGAEGRLNVSLRANPPPAAEWTLGDVVLAPPAADESRSVVALEPLHLGGGYYNITLVLTRVAKEDVDRTYYLRVTNDLGREEFALRLSTMDEPAGVELETGAIVGIVIAVLLLLIAIFLVVFAKATDRWCFAGRSHRTDIPDGADSEAPLPPHDDVKGSENPSHDHGDYISNGDTKHPEKKPDTAV, encoded by the exons GTCAAAATGTAGACATCACGCCCAAGGAGGCCGTGCGCCGCGCTGGAGACGACCTGATGGTGCTCTGCAAAGTTCCCTACCCCATTGACTCTTGTCG AATGACAGTCGGCGGCAAATCATACAGACTCATTCCTAGCAACCAGGATGAAGAAGTCGTTTATTCGGGTCAAGGGTTAcag TTCGGCGAATGCGGAGCTCACATAAAACACATACGGGAAGAATGGAACGGTAACATATCCTGTATGTTACCCCCCAAGAGCGGCAGCATCGAAGTCACCGGCGCCATGAGGCTGCTTGTTGCAA GAGCCCCAGGAAACCCCCAACTCATCTCCCCACCGCAGTCCACTTTCAAAGAGGGTGACGACTTCATGGCACAATGCATAGTTCCTGATGGCAGACCAGCTGCCAAGATCACTTGGTATTTAG atGAGGTCCAACTGCTAGCCGGAGTACACCAACCCATCATAACATCGGAGCCCGGCAGCGACTTGCAAACGATCAGCCAGAACGTCTCCAGGTCGCTGACCGCGGACGACAACGGCAAGAAACTGGTTTGTCGAGCTGAACACGAGGCACTGGACGGCCCCAAGGAAGCCGCCAGACAGTTGGTGGTTCACT ACCCGCCCAAGCGGCTGGAGGCGGGCCCCATCACGATCTTCGGTCTGAAGCTGGGCGCGGAGGGACGCCTCAACGTGTCGCTGCGCGCCAacccgccgcccgccgccgagTGGACGCTGGGCGACGTGGTGCTGGCGCCGCCCGCCGCTGACGAGTCCCGCTCCGTCGTGGCGCTGGAACCGCTGCACCTG GGCGGTGGTTACTACAACATCACGCTGGTGCTGACGCGCGTGGCCAAGGAGGATGTGGACCGCACGTACTACCTGCGCGTCACCAACGACCTGGGCCGCGAGGAGTTCGCGCTGCGCCTCAGCACCATGGACGAGCCCGCCG GCGTAGAGCTGGAGACGGGAGCGATAGTCGGTATCGTGATAGCCGTGCTACTGCTTCTCATCGCCATCTTCCTCGTCGTCTTCGCGAAGGCAACCGACCGCTGGTGTTTTGCTG GGCGGTCCCACCGCACCGACATCCCCGACGGAGCCGATTCCGAGGCCCCCCTCCCCCCTCACGATGACGTCAAAGGATCCGAGAACCCCTCCCATGATCACGGTGACTACATCAGCAACGGTGACACAAAACACCCTGAGAAGAAACCGGACACGGCCGTCTAA